Proteins encoded together in one Pseudorca crassidens isolate mPseCra1 chromosome 17, mPseCra1.hap1, whole genome shotgun sequence window:
- the GPR20 gene encoding G-protein coupled receptor 20: protein MPSASSAGPSAVAAPNATAAAAAWTNVSMPEMPLFHLFAVLDGELHAAFPGLWLALMAVHGVIFLVGLVLNGLALYVFGCRTQARTPSVIYTINLVVTDLLVGLSLPTRFAVFYGTRGCLRCALPHVFGYFLNMHCSILFLTCICVDRYLAIVQPDGGRRWRQPACARAVCAFVWLAAGAVTLSVLGVTATGGPCCRVFALTVLEFLLPLLVISVFTGRIMCALSRPGLLRQGRQRRMRAMQLLLTVLVIFLVCFTPFHARQVAVALWPDVPHHTSLVVYHVAVTLSSLNSCMDPIVYCFVTSSFQTTVRGLFHQHGAGCEPNGCNVVSTRKSSKNSAHRHILGARPRALTQALANGPEA, encoded by the coding sequence ATGCCCTCCGCGTCTTCCGCAGGGCCCTCGGCCGTGGCTGCCCCCAATGCCACAGCGGCAGCGGCAGCGTGGACCAATGTCAGCATGCCGGAGATGCCCCTGTTCCACCTGTTCGCTGTGCTGGACGGGGAGCTGCACGCCGCCTTCCCAGGCCTGTGGCTGGCGCTGATGGCCGTGCATGGCGTCATCTTCCTGGTGGGCCTGGTGCTCAACGGGCTGGCGCTGTACGTCTTCGGCTGCCGCACCCAGGCCAGGACGCCGTCGGTCATCTACACCATCAACCTGGTGGTGACTGACCTGCTGGTGGGCCTGTCCCTGCCCACGCGCTTTGCTGTCTTCTACGGCACCCGCGGCTGCCTGCGCTGCGCCCTCCCGCACGTCTTTGGCTACTTCCTCAACATGCACTGCTCCATCCTCTTCCTCACCTGCATCTGCGTGGACCGCTACCTGGCCATCGTGCAGCCCGATGGTGGCCGCCGCTGGCGCCAGCCTGCCTGCGCCAGAGCCGTGTGCGCCTTCGTGTGGCTGGCCGCCGGCGCCGTGACCCTGTCCGTGCTGGGCGTGACGGCCACCGGCGGGCCCTGCTGCCGCGTCTTTGCACTGACCGTCCTGGAGTTCCTGCTGCCACTGCTGGTCATTAGCGTATTCACCGGCCGCATCATGTGTGCGCTGTCACGGCCGGGCCTGCTGCGCCAGGGCCGCCAGCGCCGCATGCGGGCCATGCAGCTGCTGCTCACCGTGCTCGTCATCTTCCTCGTCTGCTTCACGCCCTTCCATGCCCGCCAGGTGGCTGTGGCGCTGTGGCCCGACGTGCCGCACCACACCAGCCTCGTGGTCTATCATGTGGCAGTGACCCTCAGCAGCCTCAACAGCTGCATGGACCCCATCGTCTACTGCTTCGTCACCAGCAGCTTCCAGACCACCGTCCGTGGCCTCTTCCACCAGCATGGAGCGGGGTGCGAGCCCAACGGCTGCAACGTGGTCAGCACGCGCAAGAGCTCCAAGAACTCGGCTCACCGTCACATCCTCGGCGCCAGACCTCGAGCCCTCACGCAGGCCCTGGCTAACGGGCCTGAGGCTTAG